A genomic segment from Nitratiruptor sp. YY08-10 encodes:
- a CDS encoding replicative DNA helicase: MEAHLYNLNIERSVLSSILFDPAIFEDVAARLTPNDFYHPFHKNLFAAMEELAKEDQPIDEEFLKEKLELKKQFDEAAFLEVLAANPLSANVSAYVEEIKDKAVKRDLVHLTTEIKKITVEQDLPVEDVIDVIQSKLYKITTQTSSQDFKDSTQVMKDTLKHLLKMKEKGNSILIGLDTGFHELNLKTAGFSPGDLIIIAARPSMGKTAFSLNIAQSVLDQNKGVVFFSLEMPAEQLMLRMLSAKAAIPLQRLRVGNLNDIEWSEISRLSDYYDKRKLFIDDEGNLNVHQLRAKLRKLKSQHPEIELAVIDYLQLMSGSSNKDRHLEISEISRSLKMLARELEIPIIALSQLNRSLESRTDKRPMLSDLRESGAIEQDADVILFVYRDDVYKLKEAKEKAKEAAKEGRQVNVNFEEKRVEEAEIIIGKQRNGPTGVVKLYFHKEYVKFAEEAAETVREYEMKESNIEIPPI, from the coding sequence ATGGAAGCACATCTATACAATCTCAATATCGAACGTTCAGTCCTTAGCTCCATTTTGTTTGATCCGGCCATATTTGAAGATGTGGCTGCAAGACTCACCCCTAACGATTTTTACCATCCCTTTCATAAAAATCTTTTTGCAGCGATGGAGGAGCTTGCCAAAGAAGACCAGCCGATCGATGAAGAGTTTTTGAAAGAGAAACTGGAACTCAAAAAGCAGTTTGATGAAGCCGCATTTTTAGAAGTTTTGGCCGCCAATCCGCTGAGTGCCAATGTAAGTGCATATGTGGAGGAGATCAAAGATAAAGCGGTCAAACGAGATCTTGTCCATTTGACGACAGAGATCAAAAAGATTACAGTCGAGCAGGACTTGCCTGTTGAAGATGTGATTGATGTAATTCAGTCAAAACTCTATAAGATCACAACCCAGACCAGTTCACAAGATTTCAAAGACTCGACGCAGGTTATGAAAGATACTTTGAAGCATCTTTTGAAGATGAAAGAGAAAGGCAACTCCATTCTCATAGGCCTTGATACCGGGTTTCATGAACTCAACCTCAAAACGGCGGGTTTTTCTCCAGGAGATCTGATCATTATCGCTGCACGACCATCCATGGGGAAAACCGCTTTTAGTCTCAATATCGCTCAATCTGTACTTGACCAAAATAAGGGAGTAGTTTTCTTCTCACTTGAGATGCCGGCTGAACAGCTGATGCTTCGGATGCTCAGCGCCAAAGCGGCCATTCCCCTGCAGCGGCTTCGTGTGGGAAATCTCAACGATATCGAGTGGAGCGAGATCAGCAGGCTCAGTGATTACTATGATAAACGAAAACTTTTCATCGATGATGAAGGGAACCTCAATGTTCATCAGCTTCGGGCAAAACTTCGTAAACTCAAATCCCAGCATCCAGAAATCGAACTTGCCGTTATCGACTATTTGCAACTTATGAGTGGAAGCTCGAACAAAGATAGACATCTTGAGATCAGTGAAATCAGCAGAAGTCTCAAGATGCTGGCCAGAGAACTCGAAATCCCTATCATCGCGCTTTCTCAGCTCAACAGATCTTTGGAGAGCAGGACGGATAAACGACCAATGCTAAGTGATTTGCGAGAATCTGGTGCGATCGAACAGGATGCTGATGTGATTTTGTTTGTATATAGAGATGATGTGTATAAGCTTAAAGAGGCTAAGGAAAAAGCGAAAGAGGCTGCCAAAGAGGGAAGACAGGTGAATGTAAACTTTGAAGAGAAGCGTGTAGAGGAAGCTGAGATTATCATAGGTAAACAAAGAAACGGCCCGACGGGTGTTGTGAAGCTCTATTTTCACAAAGAGTATGTCAAGTTTGCTGAAGAGGCAGCCGAGACGGTGCGAGAGTATGAGATGAAAGAGTCCAATATCGAAATCCCTCCTATTTGA
- a CDS encoding type II secretion system protein: MRRGGFTMIELIFVIVILGILAAVALPKFVGVSEQAREGKLKAFVGTLNRTVGPAVWSKAIANDGSGKIAKLTLSDGEKNLSAYVDIPQEIDASTVDLSKCNDNTQFKTIAETDDNVMPGDYTITCRDGNSTNAPAFQLVDSSGKVLAGPSS; the protein is encoded by the coding sequence ATGAGACGTGGTGGTTTTACAATGATCGAATTGATCTTCGTAATCGTGATCCTGGGTATCTTGGCTGCAGTAGCGTTGCCGAAGTTCGTAGGTGTGAGTGAACAGGCAAGAGAAGGGAAACTTAAGGCGTTTGTAGGTACGTTGAACCGAACAGTTGGACCAGCCGTTTGGAGTAAAGCTATAGCGAACGATGGATCTGGAAAAATAGCTAAATTAACTTTGTCAGATGGAGAAAAAAATCTCTCTGCTTATGTAGATATCCCCCAAGAGATTGATGCATCTACTGTTGATTTAAGTAAGTGTAATGACAATACTCAATTCAAAACAATTGCAGAGACAGACGATAATGTAATGCCAGGGGATTATACAATTACATGTCGGGATGGAAATTCTACTAATGCTCCTGCCTTTCAACTTGTTGACTCAAGTGGTAAAGTATTAGCAGGACCTTCATCTTAA
- a CDS encoding primosomal protein N', which translates to MQFFEVALLGRPLTLTYRSEKKLHIGDIVEVPVKSKIYKGAILQQVDKPSFECAEIEHSTSYYFSHEQLKLAQFIATYYVCHISEALQLFHPFDKETVYEKSDIDVKDIVLSKKQQEALQFAKDKGISLLFGDTGSGKTQVYLAWMKEVVQSGKEAIFLMPEIALTPQMLKRIEAVFGDSVALWHSRLSKKKREETLQRIRKGEIKVIAGPRSALFLPLKNLGLIVVDEEHDDSYKSQSKPRIHARDIAVYMGKTFDIPVLLGSATPSVSSSKRYPSFRLKGSYFGGQKHFIFDSSQGVSTQLLSELQKVLEQKKQALIFLPTRAHFKYLICQECGEAVKCPYCDVGMSVHFDEHALECHYCNFKEYIPKQCPSCGSSELSTKRLGTAQIQSELQLHFPSARIERFDKDAVSTQRKLEKLIKEFSQKKIDILVGTQMLSKGHDYPDVALSVVMDIDYVLAMADYRARERAVSLFVQIAGRAGRKESANVVVQTKNEAFFDKYKEYDLFLQDELAFRKDLYPPFTRLAQLNFAHKNESKAKEAMEQVLTCLRGCEKIEIVGYGPNAIEKIAGKYRYHILLRSPSSKALLQAIYACKNDLCDVDMDPVQIG; encoded by the coding sequence ATGCAGTTCTTTGAGGTAGCACTCCTTGGACGACCCCTTACATTAACGTATCGGTCTGAAAAAAAGCTCCATATCGGCGATATTGTTGAGGTACCTGTAAAATCGAAAATATACAAGGGTGCTATATTACAACAAGTGGATAAACCCTCTTTTGAGTGTGCAGAGATTGAGCATAGTACTTCCTACTATTTTTCTCATGAACAGCTCAAACTTGCTCAGTTTATCGCTACCTACTATGTGTGTCATATAAGTGAAGCACTGCAGCTTTTTCACCCTTTTGACAAAGAGACGGTGTATGAAAAGAGTGATATCGATGTAAAAGATATAGTGTTATCCAAAAAACAGCAAGAGGCTTTGCAGTTTGCAAAAGACAAAGGTATCTCTCTTCTTTTTGGCGATACTGGAAGCGGAAAAACGCAGGTGTATCTGGCATGGATGAAAGAGGTTGTACAAAGTGGAAAAGAAGCTATCTTTTTGATGCCAGAGATTGCTCTCACCCCCCAGATGCTCAAACGCATCGAAGCTGTTTTTGGTGATAGTGTCGCCCTTTGGCACAGCAGGCTTAGCAAGAAAAAGAGAGAAGAGACGCTGCAAAGAATACGTAAAGGTGAAATAAAAGTTATTGCCGGACCAAGAAGCGCTCTGTTTTTACCTCTGAAAAATCTTGGGCTCATTGTCGTGGATGAAGAGCATGACGATAGCTACAAATCCCAAAGCAAACCGAGGATTCATGCAAGAGACATAGCTGTTTACATGGGAAAGACATTTGATATTCCAGTACTTCTTGGAAGTGCTACGCCGAGTGTGAGTAGTTCCAAGCGCTACCCATCTTTTCGCCTCAAAGGAAGCTATTTTGGCGGGCAGAAGCATTTTATATTTGATAGTTCTCAAGGTGTCTCGACGCAGCTTTTAAGTGAGCTTCAAAAAGTACTTGAACAAAAAAAGCAGGCTCTCATCTTTTTACCTACACGAGCCCATTTTAAATATCTTATCTGTCAAGAGTGCGGTGAAGCGGTGAAGTGTCCCTACTGCGATGTGGGAATGAGTGTGCATTTTGATGAGCATGCATTAGAGTGTCACTACTGCAATTTCAAAGAGTACATTCCAAAACAGTGCCCATCCTGTGGATCATCAGAACTTTCTACGAAACGATTGGGTACTGCCCAGATACAAAGTGAATTGCAGTTGCATTTTCCAAGTGCGAGAATAGAGCGGTTTGACAAAGATGCGGTCTCTACGCAAAGAAAACTCGAAAAGCTTATCAAAGAGTTTTCTCAAAAAAAGATAGACATTTTGGTTGGTACGCAGATGCTTTCCAAAGGGCACGATTATCCAGATGTAGCGTTGAGTGTGGTTATGGATATTGATTATGTGCTGGCGATGGCGGATTACCGTGCGAGAGAAAGAGCGGTATCGCTTTTTGTTCAGATTGCGGGACGAGCAGGAAGAAAAGAGTCTGCCAATGTTGTAGTGCAGACAAAAAACGAAGCATTTTTTGACAAATACAAAGAGTATGATCTTTTTTTGCAAGATGAGCTTGCATTTCGAAAAGATCTCTATCCTCCTTTTACTCGTTTGGCGCAGCTCAATTTTGCTCACAAAAATGAATCAAAGGCTAAAGAGGCGATGGAGCAGGTTTTAACGTGTTTGAGAGGTTGTGAGAAGATAGAGATCGTTGGATATGGACCAAATGCCATAGAAAAGATTGCCGGCAAATATCGCTATCATATTCTTTTAAGATCCCCATCTTCGAAAGCTTTGTTGCAGGCTATTTATGCGTGCAAAAACGATCTGTGCGATGTGGATATGGATCCGGTGCAGATAGGATAA
- a CDS encoding prepilin-type N-terminal cleavage/methylation domain-containing protein, translating into MIELIFVLIIIGILGAVAIPRYFGIEQQAKENISKSFAATMTRTVGHSLWSKSLSEGKDGSIKGDGDGNSSTFYGRSLEVYVTIPDYFDKTTVNFENCVQSGAVANPFMRKSEKGKYNLFCRDGNSTNAPLFVIDEGDTHQF; encoded by the coding sequence ATGATCGAGCTCATTTTTGTGCTCATCATAATCGGGATTCTTGGAGCTGTTGCAATTCCAAGATATTTTGGAATAGAGCAGCAAGCAAAAGAGAATATCTCAAAATCCTTTGCAGCGACGATGACGCGGACCGTGGGACACTCCCTCTGGTCCAAGTCGCTTAGCGAAGGAAAAGATGGAAGCATAAAAGGTGATGGAGATGGAAACAGCTCTACGTTTTATGGAAGGAGTTTGGAAGTGTATGTAACCATTCCAGACTACTTCGATAAAACGACTGTGAATTTTGAAAACTGTGTACAAAGCGGTGCAGTAGCCAATCCATTTATGAGAAAAAGCGAAAAAGGAAAATACAATCTTTTTTGTCGTGACGGTAACAGTACGAATGCACCGCTTTTTGTGATAGACGAAGGAGATACTCATCAGTTTTAA
- the ispG gene encoding flavodoxin-dependent (E)-4-hydroxy-3-methylbut-2-enyl-diphosphate synthase, with the protein MKRYPTKKIFVGDVAVGGDAPISVQSMTFSKTADVEATVEQINRLHFAGADIVRVAVPEEEDARALKEIKERTSLPLVADIHFNYRLALIAAEVVDCIRINPGNIGSKERIKEVVKACKERNIPIRIGVNAGSLEKEIEAKYGATSEAMVQSALYHIKLLEDLDFTDIKVSMKASDVERTVEAYRKLRPLVPYPFHLGVTEAGTVFHATIKSAIGIGALLLDGIGDTIRVSITGELEKEIEVGRAIIKDAGRASEGLNIISCPTCGRIEADLVKAVAEVEEKTKHIKTPLNVSVMGCVVNAIGEAKHADVAIAYGKGSGLIMVKGEVVAKLPENKLVDRFLQEVQKLAKEKE; encoded by the coding sequence ATGAAACGCTATCCTACAAAAAAGATATTTGTCGGTGATGTGGCTGTGGGTGGGGACGCTCCGATATCGGTGCAGTCGATGACATTTAGCAAAACTGCAGATGTGGAAGCCACGGTCGAGCAAATAAACAGACTCCATTTTGCCGGGGCAGATATCGTTCGAGTAGCAGTACCGGAAGAAGAGGATGCAAGAGCGCTCAAAGAGATCAAAGAGCGGACCTCTTTACCTCTTGTGGCAGATATTCATTTTAACTATCGTTTAGCGCTCATTGCAGCCGAAGTGGTTGACTGCATACGGATCAATCCTGGAAATATCGGCAGCAAAGAGCGGATAAAAGAGGTAGTAAAAGCTTGTAAAGAGCGAAATATCCCCATTCGAATCGGAGTGAATGCGGGAAGCCTTGAAAAAGAGATCGAAGCAAAATACGGGGCTACCAGTGAAGCGATGGTACAAAGTGCTTTGTATCATATTAAGCTGTTGGAAGATCTTGACTTTACAGATATCAAAGTGAGTATGAAAGCAAGTGATGTAGAACGGACTGTGGAGGCGTATAGAAAACTTCGTCCACTTGTTCCCTATCCCTTTCATCTTGGAGTGACAGAAGCCGGAACTGTCTTTCATGCGACGATTAAATCTGCTATCGGAATAGGTGCGTTACTCTTAGATGGAATCGGTGATACGATTCGCGTCTCTATTACGGGAGAACTGGAAAAGGAGATCGAAGTAGGCAGGGCCATCATCAAAGATGCAGGGCGAGCCAGTGAAGGGCTCAATATCATCAGCTGTCCTACATGTGGACGAATCGAAGCAGACCTTGTCAAGGCGGTCGCCGAAGTTGAAGAAAAAACAAAACATATCAAAACGCCTCTCAATGTTTCTGTGATGGGATGCGTGGTCAACGCTATCGGAGAAGCAAAACACGCCGACGTAGCGATTGCCTATGGCAAAGGGAGCGGTCTTATCATGGTCAAAGGTGAAGTTGTCGCCAAACTGCCTGAAAACAAACTGGTGGATCGATTTTTGCAAGAGGTGCAAAAGTTGGCAAAGGAGAAAGAGTAG
- a CDS encoding ComEC/Rec2 family competence protein, producing the protein MTLFIALLLLFSFQLFSLYKEYQAFFDSSKHFTKATVLNQYQKRRHWVLKMQDSNGNRFYTTSAEDLKDLRGRRVALLVFRSKHKPSFWDFLQGFYAPSYILRVLPADSLKEKLQRCIASQHTNPFFQELFSALFLATPMKKEFRDKIANFSISHLVAISGFHLGLIVAVITFVFSILLKSLWQRFYPYKNLYTYAFSFAIFVAISYTLFLGAIPSLIRSLCMLLFGFFLYSRHMKILSFETLLWVVLILIAIFPKFLFSVGFWLSVSGVFYIYLFLHHFRFSKIAIFVLIHFWMYIVMMPLSLFIFHHFSLMQLFAPFLSMCFVLFYPVELLLHVVGFGGMLDEILGFLHSTHTVMKIDFPLWLLLLHILNSFLAIWYRWAVVLVVAIPVIFLIYHIA; encoded by the coding sequence GTGACACTCTTTATAGCTTTATTGCTACTATTTTCTTTTCAACTTTTTTCGCTTTATAAAGAATATCAAGCTTTTTTCGATTCTTCAAAGCATTTTACGAAAGCTACAGTGCTCAACCAGTATCAAAAACGAAGACACTGGGTTTTGAAGATGCAAGATAGCAATGGAAACAGATTTTATACTACAAGTGCAGAAGATCTGAAAGATTTGCGTGGTCGAAGGGTTGCTCTGCTTGTTTTTCGTTCAAAACATAAGCCATCTTTTTGGGACTTTTTACAAGGATTTTACGCTCCGAGCTATATTCTGCGTGTTTTGCCAGCAGATTCGCTGAAAGAGAAGTTACAAAGATGTATCGCTTCTCAGCACACTAATCCATTCTTTCAAGAACTTTTCAGTGCCCTTTTTCTGGCAACTCCTATGAAAAAGGAGTTTCGTGATAAAATCGCAAACTTTTCCATCAGCCATCTTGTTGCAATCAGTGGATTTCACCTTGGATTGATTGTTGCAGTTATTACATTTGTTTTTTCTATACTCCTTAAATCATTGTGGCAGCGCTTTTATCCCTATAAAAACCTGTATACGTATGCTTTTTCTTTTGCAATCTTTGTAGCAATTTCCTATACTCTCTTTTTAGGTGCGATTCCATCACTCATTCGGTCCTTGTGTATGCTCCTCTTTGGATTTTTTCTCTATTCGAGGCATATGAAGATTCTCAGTTTTGAGACGCTTTTATGGGTAGTGTTGATTCTTATAGCGATTTTTCCCAAATTTTTGTTTTCGGTAGGCTTTTGGCTTTCAGTTAGTGGCGTATTTTATATCTATCTTTTTTTGCACCATTTTCGTTTTTCTAAAATAGCGATCTTTGTTTTGATCCATTTTTGGATGTATATAGTTATGATGCCTTTGTCACTCTTCATCTTTCACCATTTTAGTTTGATGCAGCTTTTTGCACCATTTTTGAGTATGTGTTTTGTTCTTTTTTATCCGGTAGAACTTTTACTTCATGTTGTGGGATTCGGTGGAATGTTGGATGAAATACTTGGATTTTTACACAGTACGCATACTGTTATGAAGATAGATTTTCCATTGTGGCTGCTACTTTTGCATATCCTCAATTCTTTCTTGGCTATCTGGTACAGATGGGCAGTTGTCCTGGTTGTGGCCATTCCTGTTATATTTTTGATTTATCATATAGCATAG
- the uvrB gene encoding excinuclease ABC subunit UvrB: protein MAKFEMTTPYPPAGDQPQAIEKLSLSIKEGNRYQTLLGVTGSGKTYTMAKIIEKLQMPTLIMTHNKTLAAQLFSEFKHFFPKNHVEYFISYYDYYQPEAYLPRQDLFIEKDSSINEELERLRLSATASLLEYDDVIVVASVSANYGLGNPNEYRKMVFKFEVGNEIGQRELLFRLLEMGYKRNDKFFDRGDFRVSGDVVDIYPAYFEDEAIRVEFFGDEIESIYYFDPLTNKKLQELQTITLYAANQFIVGQNRLAEAIKSIEKELEERLNYFLQENKLVEYQRLKQRTEFDLEMLETTGTCKGIENYSRHLTGKKPGKTPYSLIDYFEAKGKPYLIIVDESHVSLPQFRGMYAGDRSRKEVLVEYGFRLPSALDNRPLKFDEFINKAPHYLFVSATPGELELELSSVVAEQIIRPTGLLDPLVELAPSRHQVEILHDEIKKETAKGNKVLVTTLTKKMAEDLSKYYADLGIKVRYMHSEIDAIERNQLIRGLRRGEFDVLIGINLLREGLDLPEVSLVAILDADKEGFLRSETSLIQTMGRAARNAEGRVVMFADKIEQRTVLHNLEDLNAVEDKITGSMQRAIKTTIERRLKQDAFNKAHGIIPKTVHRRLDENLKSEDLDKLYEKRKKMDKLPAKEKEKIIKELRKAMHEAAKRLEFEEAARLRDETEKIKAL, encoded by the coding sequence TTGGCAAAATTTGAAATGACAACTCCCTATCCACCAGCAGGGGATCAGCCTCAGGCTATCGAAAAACTCTCACTCTCCATTAAAGAGGGAAACCGCTATCAAACCCTTCTTGGCGTTACCGGAAGCGGCAAAACTTATACGATGGCAAAAATCATAGAAAAATTGCAGATGCCAACGCTCATCATGACGCACAATAAAACGTTGGCAGCCCAGCTTTTCAGCGAATTTAAACACTTTTTCCCAAAAAATCATGTAGAGTACTTCATCAGCTACTATGACTACTATCAGCCAGAGGCGTACTTGCCAAGACAAGATCTTTTCATAGAAAAAGACAGCTCCATCAATGAAGAGCTGGAGCGTCTCAGACTCTCAGCCACTGCAAGTCTGCTGGAGTATGATGATGTGATCGTCGTTGCTTCAGTCAGCGCCAATTACGGACTTGGCAACCCAAATGAATATCGAAAAATGGTTTTCAAATTTGAGGTAGGCAACGAGATCGGCCAAAGAGAGCTACTCTTTCGTCTCCTTGAGATGGGGTACAAACGAAACGACAAATTTTTCGATCGCGGTGATTTTCGTGTCAGTGGCGATGTCGTAGACATTTATCCGGCTTATTTTGAAGATGAAGCGATACGAGTAGAGTTTTTTGGGGATGAAATAGAGTCTATTTACTATTTTGATCCACTTACCAACAAAAAGCTGCAAGAGCTGCAAACGATCACTTTGTATGCGGCAAATCAGTTTATCGTAGGACAAAATAGACTCGCCGAAGCTATAAAATCGATAGAAAAAGAGCTCGAGGAGCGACTGAACTACTTTTTACAAGAAAACAAACTGGTAGAGTATCAGCGTCTTAAACAAAGAACGGAGTTTGACCTGGAGATGCTTGAGACCACAGGGACGTGTAAAGGAATCGAAAACTACTCAAGACATCTCACAGGCAAAAAGCCGGGTAAAACACCCTACTCTCTTATCGACTATTTCGAAGCCAAAGGTAAACCCTACCTCATTATCGTCGATGAGTCTCACGTGAGTCTGCCACAGTTTCGCGGTATGTATGCCGGAGACAGAAGTCGAAAAGAGGTGCTGGTAGAGTATGGTTTCAGACTTCCTAGCGCTCTGGATAACAGACCCTTAAAATTTGATGAGTTTATCAACAAAGCGCCACACTATCTTTTCGTCTCGGCAACACCGGGAGAGCTTGAGCTGGAACTCTCAAGTGTAGTAGCTGAACAGATCATTCGTCCAACGGGCCTTCTTGATCCTTTGGTTGAACTTGCTCCTAGTCGCCATCAGGTAGAGATCCTTCACGATGAGATCAAAAAAGAGACAGCCAAAGGCAACAAAGTTTTGGTTACGACACTCACCAAAAAGATGGCAGAAGACTTGAGTAAATACTACGCCGATCTTGGTATAAAAGTGCGATATATGCACTCAGAGATTGATGCAATTGAGAGAAATCAGCTTATCAGAGGTCTACGAAGAGGAGAGTTTGACGTACTCATAGGCATCAACTTGCTTCGAGAAGGGTTGGATTTGCCGGAAGTAAGCCTTGTAGCTATTTTGGATGCAGACAAAGAAGGGTTTTTGCGTAGTGAAACGAGTCTCATCCAGACTATGGGACGAGCTGCCAGAAATGCCGAGGGCCGAGTAGTGATGTTTGCAGACAAAATTGAGCAAAGAACAGTCTTACACAATTTAGAAGATTTAAACGCAGTAGAAGACAAAATCACAGGCTCGATGCAAAGAGCCATCAAAACGACAATCGAAAGACGACTCAAACAGGATGCTTTCAACAAAGCCCACGGGATCATACCAAAGACTGTGCACAGAAGACTCGATGAAAATCTCAAATCCGAAGACCTGGACAAACTCTACGAAAAAAGAAAAAAGATGGATAAACTCCCGGCCAAAGAAAAAGAGAAGATCATCAAAGAATTACGCAAAGCGATGCATGAAGCAGCAAAAAGATTAGAATTCGAAGAGGCTGCAAGACTCAGAGACGAAACAGAAAAGATCAAAGCGCTATAG
- a CDS encoding YihY/virulence factor BrkB family protein, with product MNRLKELIKTFYDPDIGLYAASLSFYTIFSIVPLLLVFFTIFTKLPSFSEYYEKLKHFIFTSLIPTQQETLSTYLDTFLQNSSKLGIIGFVFVLFASIMFFQNYEYIVNKIFKTSPRSFWDSITTYWTLMTLAPIGLALSFYLSTKIQHTLNSYEYTNWIDFLSIFPYLIIWAIFFITYKISSTTWIHPKAAFYSSFIASLVWDIGKNLFVYYVIYSKTYATLYGSFSTILFFFLWIYISWQIFLYGLKLCYMINQKYNRNGHNQDNCPSVPDSQERIEDMQK from the coding sequence TTGAACAGATTAAAAGAGTTGATTAAAACCTTTTATGATCCAGATATCGGTCTGTATGCCGCATCGCTTAGTTTTTATACCATCTTTTCTATCGTTCCTTTGCTTTTGGTTTTTTTTACGATATTTACGAAACTCCCCAGCTTTTCTGAGTATTATGAAAAATTGAAACACTTTATCTTTACCAGTCTCATTCCGACTCAACAAGAAACCCTTTCAACTTACCTGGACACCTTTTTACAAAACAGCTCAAAACTTGGCATCATTGGATTTGTTTTTGTTCTCTTTGCTTCCATTATGTTTTTTCAAAATTACGAATACATTGTCAACAAGATCTTTAAAACAAGCCCCAGAAGCTTTTGGGACTCTATAACCACCTATTGGACGCTAATGACACTCGCTCCTATCGGATTAGCGCTTTCATTTTATCTCTCTACAAAAATCCAGCATACACTCAACAGCTACGAATACACTAACTGGATCGATTTTCTCTCAATCTTTCCCTATCTTATCATCTGGGCGATCTTTTTTATCACCTATAAAATCTCTTCCACTACATGGATCCATCCAAAAGCGGCTTTTTATTCCTCTTTTATAGCATCTCTTGTATGGGATATCGGTAAAAATCTTTTTGTCTATTATGTAATTTACAGCAAAACCTATGCAACCCTGTATGGTTCTTTCAGCACAATTTTGTTTTTCTTTTTGTGGATTTATATCTCATGGCAGATCTTTTTGTACGGTTTGAAACTATGCTATATGATAAATCAAAAATATAACAGGAATGGCCACAACCAGGACAACTGCCCATCTGTACCAGATAGCCAAGAAAGAATTGAGGATATGCAAAAGTAG
- a CDS encoding FAD-linked oxidase C-terminal domain-containing protein yields MVVKEHIQALENLVGKENVKSDKPHRLAYSYDATREHFKPDVVVFPKDEADVSKVLKYCNEHKIPVVPRGAGSGFTGGALPVGGGVVLAVEKHMNKILEIDTKNMVAVVQPGVINKVLQKEVEKLGLFYPPDPASQDYSTIGGNVAENAGGMRAAKYGITKDYVMALRAVLPNGDIIRAGKKTIKDVAGYNIAGILVASEGTLAVITEITLRLLSKPRLTKTVMGVFPTVTEAMNAVYKSLAGGANPVAMEFLDNLTIRAVEEKFHKGLPVDAGAILISDIDGNVEEEIDYQIGLLEKFFKENGATEFRIAKDEKEAADIWFARRNASQSITIYGSKKINEDVTVPRSELPRYLEEVDRISKKYGVKIPCFGHTGDGNVHTNVMVDGSDPKQVEIGYKAIEEIFEKTIEIGGTLSGEHGIGLSKAPFMKMAFTQEEMNLFRAIKKAFDPNNILNPGKMGL; encoded by the coding sequence ATGGTTGTCAAAGAGCATATCCAGGCCCTTGAAAACCTTGTAGGCAAAGAGAATGTCAAAAGCGATAAGCCTCATCGTCTGGCATACTCCTATGATGCAACAAGAGAGCATTTCAAACCTGATGTTGTCGTTTTCCCAAAAGATGAAGCGGATGTCAGTAAAGTACTGAAATACTGCAATGAACACAAAATCCCGGTAGTTCCAAGAGGTGCTGGAAGTGGGTTTACCGGTGGTGCACTCCCTGTTGGTGGAGGCGTGGTACTGGCTGTGGAAAAACATATGAACAAAATTTTGGAGATTGATACCAAAAACATGGTAGCCGTCGTACAGCCAGGCGTAATCAACAAAGTGCTGCAAAAAGAGGTGGAAAAGCTTGGACTTTTCTATCCGCCAGATCCGGCAAGCCAGGACTACTCCACAATCGGAGGCAATGTTGCCGAAAATGCCGGGGGTATGCGAGCGGCAAAGTACGGCATCACAAAAGATTACGTTATGGCACTGCGGGCAGTCTTGCCAAACGGAGACATCATTCGAGCTGGAAAGAAAACGATCAAAGATGTAGCAGGGTACAATATCGCCGGTATCTTAGTGGCAAGTGAAGGAACATTAGCCGTTATCACAGAAATCACACTCAGACTTTTAAGCAAACCTCGCTTGACAAAAACGGTCATGGGTGTATTCCCAACGGTTACAGAAGCGATGAATGCCGTTTACAAATCACTCGCCGGCGGAGCCAATCCAGTTGCGATGGAGTTTTTGGATAATCTCACAATTCGTGCGGTAGAAGAGAAATTCCATAAAGGATTGCCGGTCGATGCCGGAGCAATTTTGATCAGCGATATTGACGGAAACGTAGAAGAAGAGATTGACTATCAAATAGGACTCCTTGAAAAGTTTTTCAAAGAAAACGGTGCAACAGAGTTTCGTATCGCAAAAGATGAGAAAGAGGCAGCTGATATCTGGTTTGCTAGACGTAATGCCAGTCAAAGCATCACTATCTACGGAAGCAAAAAGATCAACGAAGATGTAACCGTCCCAAGAAGTGAGCTTCCAAGATATCTTGAAGAGGTAGATCGCATATCCAAAAAGTACGGGGTAAAAATCCCCTGTTTTGGTCATACGGGAGACGGCAACGTACACACCAACGTTATGGTGGATGGCAGCGATCCAAAACAGGTAGAGATCGGTTATAAAGCCATCGAAGAGATTTTTGAAAAGACGATCGAAATCGGTGGAACACTGAGCGGTGAACACGGAATTGGCCTATCAAAAGCCCCATTTATGAAGATGGCGTTTACCCAAGAGGAGATGAATCTCTTTCGAGCCATCAAAAAGGCTTTTGATCCAAACAATATCCTCAACCCCGGAAAAATGGGGCTTTGA